GCTGACATTGGCGGGCGGCATCGCATGCGAGCGCCCAGCCTGCAGATAGATTTCGCGCGCATGCGCGGCGATCTGGCTATCTGTCTCTAGTATCACGCCTTTCGGCGGAACGATGATCCCCTCCCAGCCAGGTTCCTTCGCGTGGCACATCGAGCACCGGCCAAGAATGGCATCGCGTACCTTGGGAAAGGCTTCGGCGGCAATGAATGGCTTTTGGACTGCCGAGATTTTATCTTCAGTATCGCCTGACAAGATCTTCGGCACGGTCGACAACCACATGATGATGATAAAGAGGATGGCGGTCACGAGCCAGGTCCAGGTCGGCTCACCCTTGCGGGCATGGCGGGTGTTGAACCAATGGCGGATCGTGACGCCCATCAGGAAGACCAGCGACGCGATGATCCAGTTGTACTGCGTGCCGAACGCCAGCGGATAATGGTTCGACAACATCAGGAACAGCACCGGCAAGGTCAGGTAGTTGTTGTGCGTCGAACGCTGCTTTGCCTGATTGCCGAGCGCCGGATCCGGGACCTTTCCAGCGATCAGGTCTGCCACGACTTTCTTCTGATTGGGGATAATGATCATGAACACGTTGGCGGACATGATCGTTGCGGTGAATGCTCCAAGGTGCAGGAATGCAGCGCGTCCCGTGAAGAGGTGTGTATAGCCCCACGCCACGAAGACCAGGATGAAATAAAGCAGAACCATCAGCCGCGTGTCGTTTCTGCCAAGCGGCGACTTGCAGATGAGGTCGTAGGCGATCCAGCCGCCAAAGATAGAGGCAAGTGAAATCGCGATGGCGACAGGCCGCGAAACGTCCAGCACATGCGGATCGATCAGATAGAGATCGGCGCCCGCATAGTAGACGATGCAGAGCATGGCAAAGCCCGACAGCCAGGTCGCATAGGACTCCCATTTGAACCAGGTCAGGTGCTCGGGCATCTGCTCGGGCGCCACCAGATATTTCTGGATGTGATAGAAGCCGCCACCATGGACCTGCCATTCCTCGCCATGGGCTCCGGCAGGAAGCCCGGGGCGTTGACGCAGACCGAGATCCAGCGCCACGAAATAGAAGGATGAGCCGATCCAGGCAATGCCTGTGATGACATGCACCCAGCGAAAGGCAAAATTCAACCAGTCCCAGGCAATAGCGAATTCGTACATGCGGCTCTCCCATTTATTACCGGGAGTATGTGCCAAAGCCTATGCTCATGTGAAACACCCTAATGCACCCATCTCTTTCAAAAAAAACTTTAAAATGCTAGATGATTGGACAGTGTAAGTCTTCGAGCGAAAACCATGTCATACCTTGATAACCTTCGTGTTTTCGTTCGCGTCGTCGAACTGGGAAACCTTTCTGCAGCCGGGCGCGATCAGCGCGCTTCACCGGCGGTGGCCAGTAATCGCATCAAGGAACTCGAGCGCCATCTTGGTGTGCGCCTCTTCAATCGCACAACGCGCAAGCTGACCCCGACCGAGCATGGGAAGGTTTTCTATGAGGGCGCGGTGAAGATCATCGAGGCCATCAACGAGGCCGAGGCGGCAATTGCCGATCTCTCCAAGAAGCCGAAAGGTGCGATCCGTATCACTGCCCCGCTCGGCATTGGCCGGCGCCTGATCGCATCGGGCATTCCGGAATTTCACGACAAGTATCCGGATATCGAAGTGCGGCTGAGGCTGTCAGA
The Phyllobacterium zundukense DNA segment above includes these coding regions:
- a CDS encoding urate hydroxylase PuuD; translation: MYEFAIAWDWLNFAFRWVHVITGIAWIGSSFYFVALDLGLRQRPGLPAGAHGEEWQVHGGGFYHIQKYLVAPEQMPEHLTWFKWESYATWLSGFAMLCIVYYAGADLYLIDPHVLDVSRPVAIAISLASIFGGWIAYDLICKSPLGRNDTRLMVLLYFILVFVAWGYTHLFTGRAAFLHLGAFTATIMSANVFMIIIPNQKKVVADLIAGKVPDPALGNQAKQRSTHNNYLTLPVLFLMLSNHYPLAFGTQYNWIIASLVFLMGVTIRHWFNTRHARKGEPTWTWLVTAILFIIIMWLSTVPKILSGDTEDKISAVQKPFIAAEAFPKVRDAILGRCSMCHAKEPGWEGIIVPPKGVILETDSQIAAHAREIYLQAGRSHAMPPANVSGITDEERRLLASWYETTVQGGTVQ